From a region of the Myxococcaceae bacterium JPH2 genome:
- the fsa gene encoding fructose-6-phosphate aldolase — translation MKFFIDSADVGEIRKAHEMGCVDGVTTNPSLLAKVGRSLDETIREICTIVDGPISAECVSLEAPELIKEGRGLAKIHDNVVVKIPMGVEGMKAVKALTAEGIRTNVTLCFSANQALLCAKAGATYVSPFVGRLDDISQDGMELIAHILEIFQNYDFDTQVLVASVRNPVHVLQSARMGAHVATLPYSVITQLANHPLTDAGIKKFLADWEKVPKTKG, via the coding sequence ATGAAGTTCTTCATCGACAGCGCCGACGTCGGGGAGATCCGCAAGGCCCACGAGATGGGCTGCGTGGATGGCGTCACCACCAATCCGTCACTCCTGGCCAAGGTGGGCCGGAGCCTGGACGAGACCATCCGCGAAATCTGTACCATCGTGGACGGCCCCATCAGCGCCGAGTGTGTCTCGCTCGAGGCGCCCGAGCTCATCAAGGAAGGCCGCGGCCTGGCGAAGATTCACGACAACGTCGTCGTGAAGATTCCCATGGGCGTCGAGGGCATGAAGGCCGTCAAGGCGCTCACCGCCGAGGGCATCCGCACCAACGTCACCCTCTGCTTCTCCGCCAACCAGGCCCTCTTGTGCGCCAAGGCCGGCGCCACCTACGTGTCGCCTTTCGTGGGACGCCTGGATGACATCTCCCAGGACGGCATGGAGCTCATCGCCCACATCCTGGAAATCTTCCAGAACTACGACTTCGACACCCAGGTGCTGGTCGCCAGCGTGCGCAACCCGGTGCACGTGCTCCAGTCCGCCCGCATGGGGGCGCACGTGGCCACGCTCCCCTACAGCGTCATCACCCAGCTGGCCAACCACCCGCTGACCGACGCGGGCATCAAGAAGTTCCTCGCGGACTGGGAGAAGGTCCCCAAGACGAAGGGCTAG
- the mutM gene encoding bifunctional DNA-formamidopyrimidine glycosylase/DNA-(apurinic or apyrimidinic site) lyase, with amino-acid sequence MPELPEVEIARRNLVRWFDGRRVVRAEADDSRVFRGAERARFARLTGRVESLERKGKYLLFTFEHGRGLMAHLGMTGRFVRRPEDHVERHSRARFHLDDATVLHFADPRLLGRMEPVPAKELWELDPVKALGRDPLSEGLTAAQLRDAVGSTRMDLKVALMDQSRVAGLGNIHAAEALFRAGLHPARKVETLSPEDWRRLARAIHASIDFGLKEQEGEEPAYLEDGAVNLFQIYGRAGAPCAKCGTTVRAITQGGRTTHFCPHCQPLD; translated from the coding sequence ATGCCCGAGCTGCCCGAAGTGGAGATCGCGCGAAGGAACCTGGTGCGTTGGTTCGACGGGCGGCGCGTCGTGCGTGCCGAGGCGGACGACTCCCGCGTCTTTCGCGGCGCCGAGCGCGCCCGCTTCGCGCGCCTGACCGGACGGGTCGAGTCCCTGGAGCGCAAGGGCAAGTACCTGCTGTTCACGTTCGAGCACGGGCGTGGGTTGATGGCGCACCTGGGGATGACGGGGCGCTTCGTGCGCCGGCCGGAGGACCACGTCGAGCGGCACAGCCGCGCCCGCTTCCACCTGGATGACGCCACCGTGTTGCACTTCGCCGACCCGCGCCTCTTGGGGCGCATGGAGCCCGTGCCCGCCAAGGAGCTGTGGGAGCTGGATCCGGTGAAGGCGCTGGGCCGCGACCCGTTGTCAGAAGGGCTCACGGCCGCGCAGCTCCGGGACGCGGTGGGAAGCACGCGCATGGACCTCAAGGTGGCGCTGATGGACCAGTCCCGCGTGGCCGGCCTGGGCAACATCCACGCCGCCGAGGCCCTCTTCCGCGCGGGCCTGCACCCGGCGCGCAAGGTCGAAACGCTGTCGCCGGAGGATTGGCGCCGCCTGGCCCGCGCCATCCACGCCAGCATCGACTTCGGATTGAAGGAACAGGAGGGTGAGGAGCCCGCCTATCTGGAGGATGGCGCCGTCAACCTCTTCCAGATCTACGGACGCGCGGGAGCGCCCTGCGCGAAGTGCGGTACGACGGTGCGCGCCATCACGCAGGGCGGTCGCACCACCCATTTTTGTCCCCATTGTCAGCCTTTGGATTGA
- the lysA gene encoding diaminopimelate decarboxylase: MSDFAYQKGSLHAEAVPLSAIADAVGTPTYVYSGAALTRRFQQVAEAFAGQPHLVCYSVKANSNLAILRLFSELGSGFDIVSGGELARVRHAGGDPRKTVFAGVGKTPDEMAQALDAGLLLFNVESAEELEALDAVGRSMGQRAPFALRVNPDVDARTHRYISTGLKTSKFGVPFEEALALYTRAKKMKGVRALGLDCHIGSQLTATAPLRAALSKVAELYGALQARGHALEYLDVGGGLGITYSDETPPSPVEYARTVLDATRATGATLILEPGRSLVGNAGVLLTRVLYRKQTPERTFVVVDAGMNDLLRPALYEAHHALQPLVRRRGKAVEVDVVGPVCESTDVLAKARPLLLPRAGELFAFMSAGAYGMSMASNYNSRPRPAEVLVDKAAWRVIRERERVEELWRGERA; this comes from the coding sequence GTGAGCGACTTCGCCTATCAGAAGGGCAGCCTGCACGCGGAGGCCGTGCCCCTGTCGGCCATCGCGGACGCGGTGGGCACGCCCACGTATGTCTATTCGGGCGCGGCGCTCACCCGCCGCTTCCAGCAGGTGGCCGAGGCCTTCGCCGGGCAGCCGCACCTCGTGTGCTACTCGGTGAAGGCCAACTCGAACCTGGCCATCCTCCGGCTGTTCTCCGAGCTGGGCAGCGGCTTCGACATCGTGTCGGGCGGCGAGCTGGCTCGGGTGCGGCACGCCGGCGGAGACCCGCGCAAGACGGTGTTCGCGGGCGTGGGCAAGACGCCGGACGAGATGGCGCAGGCGCTGGACGCGGGCCTGCTGCTGTTCAACGTGGAGAGCGCCGAGGAGCTGGAGGCGCTGGACGCGGTGGGCCGGAGCATGGGCCAGCGCGCGCCGTTCGCCCTGCGCGTGAACCCGGACGTGGACGCGCGCACGCACCGCTACATCTCCACCGGGCTGAAGACCTCCAAGTTCGGCGTGCCGTTCGAGGAGGCGCTCGCGCTGTACACGCGCGCGAAGAAGATGAAGGGCGTGCGCGCGTTGGGGCTCGACTGCCACATCGGCTCGCAGCTCACCGCCACCGCGCCCTTGCGCGCGGCCTTGTCGAAGGTGGCGGAGCTGTACGGCGCGCTCCAGGCCCGCGGCCACGCGCTGGAGTACCTGGACGTGGGCGGGGGGCTGGGCATCACCTACTCGGACGAGACGCCGCCATCGCCCGTGGAGTACGCGCGCACGGTGCTGGATGCGACGCGTGCGACGGGCGCCACGCTCATCCTGGAGCCGGGCCGCTCGTTGGTGGGCAACGCGGGCGTGCTCCTCACCCGCGTGCTGTACCGGAAGCAGACGCCGGAGCGGACCTTCGTCGTGGTGGACGCGGGCATGAACGACCTGCTGCGTCCCGCGCTGTATGAAGCCCACCACGCGCTCCAGCCGCTCGTGCGTCGCCGAGGCAAGGCGGTGGAGGTGGACGTGGTGGGGCCGGTGTGCGAGTCCACCGACGTGCTGGCCAAGGCCCGTCCGTTGCTCCTCCCCCGAGCAGGCGAGCTGTTCGCCTTCATGAGTGCCGGGGCTTACGGGATGAGCATGGCCTCGAACTACAACTCGCGGCCGCGTCCCGCGGAGGTGCTCGTGGACAAGGCCGCCTGGCGTGTCATCCGAGAGCGGGAGCGCGTCGAGGAACTGTGGCGCGGCGAGCGGGCCTGA
- a CDS encoding 4-hydroxy-tetrahydrodipicolinate reductase — translation MTRIVITGITGRMGGTLLRLARATTDLQVVGATVRPGRAAEAKASTGLTCVEEELGLALDAASADVVVDFTSAELSVAHARACAERGVAMVVGSTGFTPERTEALRGSAAKVPIVAAPNTSVGVNLVFRVAAELARVLGPSFDVEVLEAHHRMKKDAPSGTALRLAEVLAEALGRSSDDFTFARQGQVGARPPGEIGVQTLRGGDVVGEHTVYFFGEGERIELTHRATNRDQFGLGALRAARWVAKRAPGLYDMADVLGLQGTK, via the coding sequence ATGACTCGCATCGTCATCACCGGCATCACCGGCCGCATGGGCGGCACGCTCCTGCGGCTCGCGCGGGCCACGACGGACCTGCAAGTGGTGGGAGCCACGGTGCGGCCGGGACGCGCGGCGGAGGCAAAGGCCTCCACGGGCCTGACGTGCGTGGAGGAGGAGCTCGGGCTCGCGCTGGATGCGGCCTCCGCGGACGTGGTGGTGGACTTCACCAGCGCGGAGCTGAGCGTGGCCCACGCGCGCGCGTGCGCCGAGCGCGGCGTGGCGATGGTGGTGGGCTCCACGGGCTTCACGCCCGAGCGGACCGAGGCGCTGCGGGGGAGCGCGGCGAAGGTCCCCATCGTCGCGGCGCCCAACACGTCGGTGGGCGTGAACCTCGTCTTCCGCGTGGCCGCCGAGCTGGCGCGGGTGCTGGGCCCGAGCTTCGACGTCGAAGTGTTGGAGGCCCACCACCGCATGAAGAAGGACGCGCCCAGCGGCACGGCGCTGCGGTTGGCGGAGGTGCTGGCCGAGGCGCTCGGGCGCTCGAGCGACGACTTCACCTTCGCGCGGCAAGGCCAGGTGGGCGCGCGCCCGCCGGGCGAGATTGGCGTGCAGACCCTGCGCGGCGGCGACGTGGTGGGCGAGCACACGGTGTATTTCTTCGGCGAGGGCGAGCGCATCGAACTCACCCACCGGGCCACGAATCGAGACCAATTCGGGCTGGGCGCGCTGCGCGCCGCGCGGTGGGTGGCGAAGCGCGCGCCCGGGCTCTACGACATGGCCGACGTGCTCGGCCTCCAGGGGACGAAATGA
- a CDS encoding TIGR04551 family protein: MSHALLAALLVASSTATAQTPVPEGGTSTPAPTSAPAPTSPAAAASPAQDTPSRDELEQKLEAAKKELREEIRAQAATQSVSSGWQEEWTEEKRKLEMLNLDGYLRVRPVLFYKFNLGKPVRAPGQPNGLEIFPRSPRSANEKTQAGADMRVRLEPTVNVSEDVRVKLQVDALDNLVLGSTPDSFASADGRNTFSLFSDSQSPPSAGINALKDSIVVRRAYGEVSTPVGILRFGRMGSHWGLGMLRNDGNCLDCDFGDTVDRIQFVTEPFAGWYITPMLDFNSEGPTSELKNSMGEPVDLTQSDDSHSLVLAIARRDTDQQARAKLENNQGVLNYGLYFTYRTQAWAATGYESTGNANSTDFVQRDAHIYTPDLWLKYEEQNFRLEFEFAAVLGNVGNSAQSAASAGAPLRDQSLRIAQFGGVAQGEVHLTKSRQLHLGLELGFASGDKAFGMGNYPGRSGTGSNGTTAAGDVEGPQYGCTTDGACDNAIRNFRFNRDYRVDMILWRELLGGVTDAFYVKPTLRYSVAEGFDVFGSVIYSQAFYAESTPSAVNHALGLEVDVGARYETEDGFVAGISYGILFPMGGLKDAMFLQQGLNQDLRTPQSIRGMLAIKY, from the coding sequence ATGTCTCACGCCCTGCTGGCGGCGCTGCTCGTCGCCTCGTCCACGGCCACCGCGCAGACGCCGGTGCCCGAAGGCGGCACGTCCACGCCCGCGCCCACCTCGGCGCCCGCGCCCACTTCGCCCGCCGCGGCGGCCTCCCCGGCGCAGGACACGCCCAGCCGGGATGAACTGGAGCAGAAGCTGGAGGCGGCCAAGAAGGAGTTGCGCGAGGAGATCCGCGCCCAGGCCGCCACGCAGTCCGTGTCCTCCGGTTGGCAGGAGGAGTGGACCGAGGAGAAGCGCAAGCTCGAGATGCTCAACCTGGACGGCTATCTGCGCGTCCGGCCCGTCCTCTTCTACAAGTTCAACCTCGGCAAGCCGGTGCGCGCGCCCGGGCAGCCCAACGGCCTGGAGATCTTCCCCCGCTCGCCGCGCAGCGCGAACGAGAAGACGCAGGCGGGCGCGGACATGCGCGTGCGCCTGGAGCCCACCGTCAACGTCTCCGAGGACGTGCGCGTGAAGCTCCAGGTGGATGCCCTGGACAACCTGGTGCTGGGCTCCACGCCGGACTCGTTCGCCTCGGCGGACGGGCGCAACACCTTCTCGCTGTTCTCCGACAGCCAGAGCCCGCCGAGCGCCGGCATCAACGCGCTGAAGGACTCCATCGTCGTGCGCCGCGCCTACGGTGAGGTGTCCACGCCGGTGGGCATCCTGCGCTTCGGCCGCATGGGCAGCCACTGGGGCCTGGGCATGCTGCGCAACGACGGCAACTGCCTGGACTGCGACTTCGGCGACACGGTGGACCGCATCCAGTTCGTCACCGAGCCGTTCGCGGGCTGGTACATCACGCCGATGCTGGACTTCAACTCCGAGGGCCCCACGTCCGAGCTGAAGAACAGCATGGGCGAGCCGGTGGACCTCACCCAGTCGGATGACAGCCACAGCCTGGTGCTGGCCATCGCCCGCCGCGACACGGATCAGCAGGCGCGCGCGAAGCTGGAGAACAACCAGGGCGTGCTGAACTACGGCCTGTACTTCACCTACCGCACGCAGGCATGGGCGGCCACGGGCTACGAGTCCACGGGCAACGCCAACAGCACGGACTTCGTCCAGCGCGACGCGCACATCTACACGCCGGACCTCTGGCTGAAGTACGAGGAGCAGAACTTCCGCCTGGAGTTCGAGTTCGCCGCGGTGCTGGGCAACGTGGGCAACAGCGCCCAGAGCGCGGCCAGCGCGGGCGCCCCGCTGCGCGACCAGTCGCTGCGCATCGCCCAGTTCGGCGGCGTGGCGCAGGGGGAGGTGCACCTGACCAAGAGCCGGCAGCTCCACCTGGGGCTGGAGCTGGGCTTCGCCTCGGGTGACAAGGCCTTCGGCATGGGCAACTACCCGGGCCGCAGCGGCACGGGCAGCAACGGCACCACGGCCGCGGGCGACGTCGAGGGGCCGCAGTACGGCTGCACCACCGACGGGGCTTGCGACAACGCCATCCGCAACTTCCGGTTCAACCGCGACTACCGCGTGGACATGATCCTCTGGCGCGAGCTGCTCGGCGGGGTGACGGACGCCTTCTACGTGAAGCCCACCCTGCGCTACTCGGTGGCCGAGGGCTTCGACGTGTTCGGCAGCGTCATCTACTCGCAGGCGTTCTACGCCGAGTCCACGCCCTCCGCGGTCAACCACGCGCTGGGCCTGGAAGTGGACGTGGGCGCGCGCTACGAGACCGAGGACGGCTTCGTGGCGGGCATCTCCTACGGCATCCTCTTCCCCATGGGCGGCCTCAAGGACGCGATGTTCCTCCAGCAGGGGCTGAACCAGGACCTCCGCACGCCGCAGAGCATCCGCGGCATGCTGGCCATCAAGTACTAG
- a CDS encoding 4-hydroxy-tetrahydrodipicolinate synthase, with translation MKTFEGSMTALATPFKDGALDEAAYRALVRYQIDGGTVGLIPMGTTGEAATMNADERARAVAVVVEEAKGRATVIAGVGSNSTAETIESVRRAREVGADASLIVTPYYNKPTQAGLVEHYRAVAKAHPGFPIVAYNVPGRTGVDLLPETMQRLCDLPEVVAIKEATGNPWRALELREKCGERLIVLSGDDFTVLPTMACGGKGVISVSSNVAPRMMADLVAAARGGDMARALDLQVRLNELHRRLFAESNPIPVKWALHLMGLFGPEVRLPLVPLSESQAPLMKAALTQLGLLK, from the coding sequence ATGAAGACCTTCGAAGGCTCCATGACGGCGCTGGCCACCCCGTTCAAGGACGGGGCCCTGGATGAGGCGGCCTATCGCGCCCTCGTTCGCTATCAGATTGATGGCGGCACGGTCGGCCTCATCCCCATGGGCACCACCGGCGAAGCGGCGACGATGAACGCCGACGAGCGCGCGCGCGCCGTGGCCGTGGTGGTGGAGGAGGCGAAGGGGCGCGCGACGGTGATCGCCGGCGTGGGCAGCAACAGCACCGCGGAGACCATCGAGTCCGTGCGCCGCGCGCGCGAGGTGGGCGCGGATGCCTCGCTCATCGTCACGCCCTACTACAACAAGCCCACGCAGGCGGGCCTGGTGGAGCACTACCGTGCGGTGGCCAAGGCGCACCCGGGCTTCCCCATCGTGGCGTACAACGTCCCGGGCCGCACGGGCGTGGACCTCCTGCCCGAGACGATGCAGCGGCTGTGCGACCTCCCCGAGGTCGTCGCCATCAAGGAGGCCACCGGCAATCCGTGGCGCGCGCTGGAGCTGCGCGAGAAGTGCGGCGAGCGGCTCATCGTCCTGTCCGGTGACGACTTCACCGTGCTGCCCACCATGGCGTGCGGAGGCAAGGGCGTCATCTCGGTGTCCTCCAACGTGGCGCCCCGCATGATGGCGGACCTCGTCGCCGCGGCGCGCGGTGGGGACATGGCGCGCGCGCTCGACCTCCAGGTGCGGCTCAACGAGCTGCACCGGCGCCTGTTCGCGGAGTCCAACCCCATCCCCGTGAAGTGGGCGCTGCACCTAATGGGCCTGTTCGGTCCCGAGGTCCGCCTGCCGCTGGTGCCCCTGTCCGAGTCGCAGGCGCCGCTGATGAAGGCCGCGCTGACGCAGCTGGGGTTGCTGAAGTAG
- a CDS encoding acyl-CoA dehydrogenase family protein: protein MDFQLTESQRALQDAARKYAREVVRPKAAHYDETSEFPKDLLSAAFELGLINMAIPSEYGGLGLSHLEQVMVCEELAWGCAGVATSLIANDLANLPIILHGTDDQKKRLLTPFTQKVKFSSFCLTEPGAGSDVAAMSTTARREGDFYVLNGSKCFITNGGYADQFTVFATVDKAKKHKGITCFVVEGRPQGLTTGKHENKMGQRASNTTTVTFDEVRVPVANRIGEEGQGFLVAMATLDNSRPLTASISVGIARAALEHSLEYSAQRQTFGKPIREHQGVQFMLADMAMNTHGARLLTYESAWVLDQGQRNTLQSSYAKCFAADMAMKVTTDAVQVYGGYGYMKEYPVEKLMRDAKLIQVYEGTSQVQRLVIAKELFK, encoded by the coding sequence ATGGACTTCCAGCTCACCGAATCGCAGCGCGCTTTGCAGGACGCGGCGCGCAAGTACGCCCGCGAAGTGGTCCGCCCCAAGGCCGCGCACTACGACGAGACGTCGGAGTTCCCCAAGGACCTGCTGTCCGCGGCGTTCGAGCTGGGACTCATCAACATGGCCATCCCGTCCGAGTACGGCGGCCTGGGCCTGTCGCACCTCGAGCAGGTGATGGTGTGCGAGGAGCTGGCGTGGGGCTGCGCGGGCGTGGCCACGTCGCTCATCGCCAACGACCTGGCCAACCTGCCCATCATCCTTCACGGCACGGATGACCAGAAGAAGCGGCTGCTGACGCCCTTCACGCAGAAGGTGAAGTTCTCCTCCTTCTGCCTCACCGAGCCGGGCGCCGGCTCGGACGTGGCCGCCATGAGCACCACCGCCCGCCGCGAGGGCGACTTCTACGTGCTCAACGGCTCCAAGTGCTTCATCACCAACGGCGGCTATGCCGACCAGTTCACCGTCTTCGCCACGGTGGACAAGGCGAAGAAGCACAAGGGCATCACCTGCTTCGTGGTGGAGGGCCGTCCGCAGGGCCTGACCACCGGCAAGCACGAGAACAAGATGGGCCAGCGCGCCAGCAACACCACCACCGTCACGTTCGACGAGGTGCGCGTGCCGGTCGCCAATCGCATCGGCGAGGAGGGCCAGGGCTTCCTCGTGGCCATGGCCACGCTGGACAACAGCCGCCCGCTCACCGCGAGCATCTCCGTGGGCATCGCCCGCGCCGCGCTGGAGCACTCGCTGGAGTACTCCGCCCAGCGGCAGACCTTCGGCAAGCCCATCCGCGAGCACCAGGGCGTGCAGTTCATGCTGGCGGACATGGCCATGAACACGCACGGCGCGCGCCTGCTCACCTACGAGAGCGCCTGGGTGCTGGACCAGGGCCAGCGCAACACGCTCCAGTCCAGCTACGCGAAGTGCTTCGCGGCGGACATGGCCATGAAGGTCACCACGGACGCGGTGCAGGTCTACGGCGGCTACGGGTACATGAAGGAGTACCCCGTGGAGAAGCTGATGCGCGACGCGAAGCTCATCCAGGTCTACGAAGGGACCAGCCAGGTCCAGCGGCTCGTCATCGCGAAGGAACTGTTCAAGTAG
- the folK gene encoding 2-amino-4-hydroxy-6-hydroxymethyldihydropteridine diphosphokinase, which produces MSATVYVGLGSNEGDREAQLVAALYAMSRIDAVAVLACSSLFDSAPVGPEQPRFLNAVVALECGVAPQRLLCILQQIEEDLGRRRGGPRWSPRPIDLDILLWDEQVVADPNLQVPHLELHKRRFALEPLSQLAPEVKHPVLGMSVKELLGKLAPQDVHKREALWWPDASTSRLPVNDS; this is translated from the coding sequence GTGAGCGCTACCGTCTACGTCGGCCTGGGGTCCAACGAGGGGGACCGCGAGGCTCAACTCGTCGCCGCCCTCTACGCCATGTCCCGCATTGACGCCGTGGCCGTGCTGGCGTGCTCGTCGTTGTTCGACAGCGCGCCCGTGGGGCCCGAGCAGCCTCGCTTCCTCAACGCGGTGGTGGCCCTGGAGTGCGGGGTGGCACCGCAGCGCCTGCTGTGCATCCTCCAGCAGATTGAGGAAGACCTGGGACGCCGTCGGGGAGGGCCCCGCTGGTCTCCCCGGCCCATCGACCTGGACATCCTCTTGTGGGACGAGCAGGTGGTCGCGGACCCGAATCTCCAGGTGCCGCACCTGGAGCTGCACAAGCGCCGCTTCGCGCTGGAGCCGCTCTCGCAGCTCGCCCCCGAGGTGAAGCATCCCGTGTTGGGGATGTCCGTGAAGGAACTCCTGGGGAAGCTCGCCCCGCAGGATGTCCACAAGCGCGAGGCCCTCTGGTGGCCCGACGCGAGCACTTCCCGCCTTCCGGTGAACGACTCATGA
- a CDS encoding KpsF/GutQ family sugar-phosphate isomerase: protein MARSPRSPAKKPRLRALPGRSAPTSPPPVDEDAAATLAYARGVLEAEAHAILGVTERLGPSFLRALKLVRECTGQVVVTGMGKAGLIGQKLSSTLASTGVRSVFLHPAEAVHGDLGRVGRGDVILAMSNSGATEELVRLLPSFKRMGVPVVALTGDAESALARGSDVVLDIGRIEEACPMGLVPTASTAALHAVGDALAMTLLRSRPFGTDDYALLHPGGKLGRSVLRVFELMRSGPSNPVVRDTARLSETVVVMTNTPGRPGAACVVDADGLLVGIFTDGDLRRLVERGHTDFDVPVRAVMGKRPRCVTPDTLVLAATAQMRELRVDQLPVVDVEGRAVGLLDVQDLLASKFV from the coding sequence ATGGCTCGCTCCCCTCGCTCCCCTGCCAAGAAGCCCCGCTTGCGGGCCCTCCCCGGCCGCTCCGCTCCCACCTCGCCGCCCCCCGTGGACGAGGACGCCGCCGCCACGCTCGCCTACGCGAGAGGCGTGCTGGAGGCGGAGGCCCACGCCATCCTCGGCGTCACCGAGCGACTGGGCCCGTCCTTCCTCCGCGCGCTCAAGCTGGTGCGCGAGTGCACCGGCCAGGTCGTCGTCACGGGCATGGGCAAGGCGGGGCTCATCGGCCAGAAGCTGTCCTCCACGCTGGCGTCCACGGGCGTGCGCTCCGTCTTCCTGCACCCCGCCGAGGCGGTGCACGGCGACCTGGGCCGCGTGGGCCGGGGCGACGTCATCCTCGCCATGTCCAACAGCGGCGCCACCGAGGAGCTGGTGCGCCTGCTGCCGTCCTTCAAGCGCATGGGCGTGCCCGTGGTGGCGCTCACCGGCGACGCGGAGAGCGCGCTGGCGCGGGGCTCGGACGTGGTGTTGGACATCGGCCGGATTGAAGAGGCGTGCCCCATGGGGCTGGTGCCCACCGCCTCCACGGCCGCGCTGCACGCGGTGGGCGACGCGCTGGCCATGACGCTCTTGCGCTCGCGGCCGTTCGGCACGGACGACTACGCGCTCTTGCACCCGGGCGGCAAGCTGGGCCGCTCCGTGCTGCGCGTGTTCGAGCTGATGCGCTCGGGGCCGTCCAACCCGGTGGTGCGCGACACCGCGCGCCTGTCCGAGACGGTGGTGGTGATGACCAACACGCCGGGCCGCCCGGGCGCGGCCTGCGTGGTGGACGCGGACGGACTGCTGGTGGGCATCTTCACGGACGGAGACCTGCGCCGGCTCGTGGAGCGCGGCCACACCGACTTCGACGTGCCGGTGCGCGCCGTCATGGGCAAGCGCCCTCGGTGCGTGACGCCGGACACGCTGGTGCTCGCGGCCACGGCGCAGATGCGGGAGCTGCGCGTGGATCAGCTCCCGGTGGTGGACGTGGAGGGCCGCGCGGTGGGCCTGCTCGACGTGCAGGACCTGCTGGCCTCCAAGTTCGTCTGA
- a CDS encoding superoxide dismutase, which produces MPVPLPQKKYAPQHYPHLKGLHGISDAVLEVHFKLYEGYVNRTNKLTELLSGLQARGEAAGSNPTYAELTRRLGFEYNGMVLHEYYFGNLQPGGATTPVPDALTEALVESFGSYENWLTDFRAVATMPGIGWAVTFQDPRTRWLSNHWVTLHETNNIAGFRPILVMDAWEHAFVPDYKATERARYVDAYFQNIDYEACASRLA; this is translated from the coding sequence ATGCCCGTTCCCCTTCCGCAGAAGAAGTACGCACCCCAGCACTACCCTCACCTCAAGGGGCTCCACGGCATCAGCGACGCGGTGTTGGAGGTGCACTTCAAGCTGTACGAGGGCTACGTCAACCGGACCAACAAGCTCACCGAGCTCTTGTCGGGGCTCCAGGCCCGAGGCGAGGCCGCGGGCTCCAACCCCACCTACGCCGAGCTGACCCGCCGATTGGGCTTCGAGTACAACGGCATGGTCCTGCACGAGTACTACTTCGGCAACCTCCAGCCGGGGGGCGCGACGACGCCCGTGCCGGACGCGCTGACCGAGGCGCTCGTCGAGAGCTTCGGCTCGTACGAGAACTGGCTGACGGACTTCCGCGCCGTGGCCACCATGCCGGGCATCGGCTGGGCCGTGACGTTCCAGGACCCGCGCACCCGGTGGCTGTCCAACCACTGGGTCACCTTGCACGAGACGAACAACATCGCGGGCTTCCGCCCCATCCTCGTGATGGACGCGTGGGAGCACGCCTTCGTGCCGGACTACAAGGCCACGGAGCGCGCCCGGTACGTGGACGCCTACTTCCAGAACATCGACTACGAGGCCTGCGCGTCGCGGCTGGCGTAG
- a CDS encoding fumarylacetoacetate hydrolase family protein, protein MTARYCRFLHEGRAHHGRVEGNEVVVLTAAPWAGGKETGIRRSLGGLTLLVPSEASKVVCIGQNYRKHAEEMGKPIPSEPLLFTKPSTALNGHGSPIRIPRASQEVHYEAELALLIGERLKNADEATAARAIWGLTCFNDVTARDIQKREIQHTRAKGYDTFACAGPWAVTGLASGDLRIQARVNGQVRQDSRTSDMVFNAARLVSFISHVMTLLPGDLVSTGTPSGVGKLEAGDTVEVEVEGIGTLVNPVEMEP, encoded by the coding sequence ATGACCGCGCGTTACTGCCGCTTCCTTCACGAGGGCCGCGCGCACCACGGCCGGGTCGAGGGCAACGAGGTGGTGGTCCTCACCGCGGCGCCCTGGGCGGGAGGCAAGGAGACGGGCATCCGCCGCTCGCTGGGCGGGCTGACGCTGCTGGTGCCCTCGGAGGCGTCCAAGGTGGTCTGCATCGGGCAGAACTACCGCAAGCACGCGGAGGAGATGGGCAAGCCCATTCCCTCCGAGCCGCTCCTCTTCACCAAGCCCTCCACGGCCCTCAACGGCCACGGCTCGCCCATCCGCATTCCCCGCGCGAGCCAGGAAGTGCACTACGAAGCGGAGCTGGCGCTGCTCATCGGTGAGCGGCTGAAGAACGCGGACGAGGCCACCGCCGCGCGCGCCATCTGGGGCCTGACCTGCTTCAACGACGTGACGGCGCGCGACATCCAGAAGCGCGAGATTCAACACACGCGCGCCAAGGGCTACGACACCTTCGCCTGCGCGGGCCCGTGGGCCGTGACGGGGCTGGCGTCCGGAGACCTGCGCATCCAGGCCCGCGTCAACGGACAGGTGCGGCAGGACAGCCGGACGTCGGACATGGTGTTCAACGCCGCCCGCCTGGTGTCCTTCATCTCGCACGTGATGACGCTGCTGCCCGGCGACCTGGTGAGCACGGGGACGCCCTCGGGCGTGGGGAAGCTGGAGGCCGGGGACACGGTGGAGGTGGAGGTCGAGGGAATCGGAACCCTGGTGAATCCGGTTGAGATGGAGCCGTGA